From Pseudoalteromonas sp. R3, one genomic window encodes:
- a CDS encoding hydrogen peroxide-inducible genes activator — protein MNNLPSIKQLQYLIAVHQHQHFGRAAEACYIGQSTLSSAIQNLEETLGCQLIERENRSLMFTDVGEEVVERAKRIIGDTISVVELTKSFKHPLSGKLVLGIIPTIASFIAAPLYRFCKDAFPELQLVLVEDTSDRLLDKLEQGHIDMGMLALPYRTEKFHTQVIARDHFSLVRHQEYQVPEQLDDFNVLPEQSVFLLEREHCMTDHALSACHLNRSACINPFEAANLHTLLSMVEYQNGVTFLPQMALNAGILEGKPMVATAPQPDAYREIGLLWRKTTGRIRDFRLFSDKAGEFVAQHCNDNKGVTQ, from the coding sequence GTGAATAACTTACCAAGCATTAAACAGTTACAGTATTTAATTGCGGTGCATCAGCACCAGCATTTTGGCCGCGCTGCGGAAGCTTGTTATATTGGCCAGTCAACGCTGAGCAGCGCCATTCAGAACCTGGAAGAAACCCTGGGGTGCCAGCTGATTGAGCGTGAAAACCGCAGTCTGATGTTTACTGACGTGGGCGAAGAGGTCGTTGAGCGTGCTAAGCGCATCATAGGTGATACCATTAGCGTGGTAGAGCTGACTAAGAGCTTTAAACATCCCTTATCCGGTAAGCTGGTGTTGGGGATCATTCCAACTATCGCCAGTTTTATTGCGGCACCCTTATACCGCTTTTGCAAAGACGCTTTTCCTGAGTTACAGCTGGTACTGGTGGAAGACACCAGTGACCGTTTGCTCGATAAACTGGAGCAGGGTCACATTGATATGGGTATGCTGGCTCTGCCCTACAGAACCGAAAAGTTTCATACCCAGGTGATTGCCCGTGATCATTTTTCATTGGTACGTCATCAGGAGTATCAGGTACCCGAACAGCTGGATGATTTTAACGTGTTGCCTGAACAAAGCGTGTTTTTGCTGGAGCGGGAACACTGTATGACAGATCATGCGCTCAGTGCCTGTCACCTTAACCGCAGTGCGTGTATCAATCCTTTTGAAGCCGCCAATTTGCATACCTTGCTGAGTATGGTGGAATACCAAAATGGCGTGACCTTTTTACCACAGATGGCGCTAAATGCCGGCATTCTGGAGGGGAAACCTATGGTCGCCACTGCGCCGCAGCCTGATGCGTATCGTGAAATAGGTCTGCTGTGGCGCAAAACCACCGGACGGATCAGAGATTTCCGCTTATTCAGTGATAAAGCCGGTGAATTTGTTGCGCAACACTGTAATGACAACAAAGGTGTTACACAATAA